A genomic stretch from Desulfoplanes formicivorans includes:
- a CDS encoding alkaline phosphatase family protein — protein MSTKANRVALLGFDCAIPKRLEALINEGALPNFKKFKEQGTYMTEGYNMPTVTPPSWASICTGAYPRTHGVEDYYYYNEGESLHFSKCVQSFGSQMLTAETIWDRWDKEGKKCLVVNYPVSWPSKMKNGVMVQGEGLSAAETRWQLEGYEHRESLCSESCVATDFYPIGVQARFEEAEGWKNIPEEIEDQDPLDMTIPMEFPHAMEELAPQTWYGLTWESEDDGYDVFALCTEKDFNTALFTIKVREWSDVIEADFPIKADGRIEKGYFRCKLMELSDDAEDFKLYISGITGTHGYCAPDDALKNVDFTRNILANDMGFVGMVNGIIDNETIVEMARFHSEWLTEVITTLMKDHPDWDLLYMHTHLIDWFYHGYMDKMEHGTEEEKKMAYDMERAIYQIEDKFLGTMMAAMPKETLTCVISDHGATPIGPILNTAEALAQAGLTAYEARSSDEAGSVWEESEGFNYDLIPEKSLAVPQRYMFVYVNLKSKYPGGIVEDEDYEKVRNQIIDALYDYKHPETGERPVMCAIPKEDAKVFGMGGEQAGDVVYVLKPEYMAEHGYGFPTGESGCGSLKNIMLWNGPGVKQGYVYERPRWLVDVVPTFCHATGNPVPADTEGAIIYQIFEDHDK, from the coding sequence ATGTCCACCAAAGCCAACAGAGTTGCGCTGCTCGGTTTCGACTGCGCCATCCCCAAGCGCCTTGAAGCGTTGATAAACGAGGGTGCTTTGCCCAACTTCAAAAAGTTCAAGGAGCAAGGCACCTACATGACCGAAGGGTACAACATGCCCACCGTTACCCCGCCGTCATGGGCCTCCATCTGCACGGGCGCCTATCCCCGCACCCACGGAGTGGAAGACTATTACTATTACAACGAAGGCGAATCCCTGCACTTCTCCAAATGCGTTCAGTCTTTTGGTTCCCAGATGCTCACGGCTGAAACCATCTGGGACCGGTGGGACAAGGAAGGCAAGAAATGTCTGGTGGTCAACTATCCTGTTTCCTGGCCATCCAAGATGAAAAACGGGGTCATGGTACAGGGGGAAGGCCTTTCAGCGGCTGAAACCCGCTGGCAGCTGGAAGGGTACGAACATCGGGAAAGCCTGTGTTCCGAATCCTGTGTTGCCACTGATTTCTACCCCATTGGCGTTCAGGCCCGATTTGAAGAAGCAGAGGGATGGAAAAACATCCCCGAGGAAATTGAAGACCAGGATCCCCTGGACATGACCATCCCCATGGAATTTCCCCACGCCATGGAAGAACTGGCTCCCCAGACCTGGTACGGACTGACCTGGGAATCCGAAGACGATGGCTATGATGTCTTTGCCCTGTGCACGGAAAAGGATTTCAACACCGCACTGTTCACCATCAAGGTGCGTGAGTGGTCCGACGTCATTGAAGCCGACTTCCCCATCAAGGCCGACGGACGCATTGAAAAGGGATACTTCCGTTGCAAACTCATGGAACTTTCCGACGACGCCGAAGACTTCAAGTTGTACATTTCCGGCATCACCGGAACCCACGGATACTGCGCCCCGGATGACGCCCTCAAGAACGTGGATTTCACCAGGAACATCCTGGCCAATGACATGGGCTTTGTGGGCATGGTCAACGGCATCATTGATAACGAAACCATCGTGGAGATGGCCCGTTTCCATTCGGAATGGCTCACCGAGGTCATCACCACCCTCATGAAGGACCATCCCGACTGGGATCTGCTGTACATGCATACCCATCTCATCGACTGGTTCTATCATGGATACATGGACAAGATGGAACACGGTACCGAGGAAGAAAAAAAGATGGCCTACGACATGGAACGGGCCATCTACCAGATCGAGGACAAGTTCCTGGGGACCATGATGGCCGCCATGCCCAAGGAAACCCTGACCTGCGTCATCTCCGACCATGGGGCAACACCCATCGGTCCCATCCTGAACACGGCCGAGGCATTGGCCCAGGCAGGCCTGACCGCCTACGAGGCCCGCTCCTCTGATGAGGCGGGATCCGTGTGGGAAGAGTCCGAAGGCTTCAACTACGATCTCATCCCCGAAAAATCCCTGGCTGTCCCTCAACGGTACATGTTCGTCTACGTCAACCTCAAATCCAAGTACCCCGGTGGCATTGTGGAGGATGAGGATTACGAAAAGGTTCGCAACCAGATCATCGACGCCCTGTACGACTACAAGCATCCTGAAACCGGAGAACGTCCTGTCATGTGCGCCATTCCCAAGGAAGACGCCAAGGTCTTTGGCATGGGTGGTGAGCAGGCCGGTGATGTCGTGTACGTGCTCAAGCCCGAGTACATGGCCGAACACGGCTACGGCTTCCCCACGGGTGAATCCGGATGCGGTTCTCTGAAAAACATCATGCTCTGGAACGGCCCCGGCGTGAAGCAGGGTTACGTGTACGAACGTCCCCGCTGGCTCGTCGATGTCGTGCCCACCTTCTGCCACGCCACAGGCAATCCGGTTCCGGCAGATACCGAAGGCGCGATCATCTATCAGATATTTGAAGATCACGACAAATAA
- a CDS encoding DsrH/TusB family sulfur metabolism protein — MLFFVNKPEEGILDRIALIGGDEDKALLLVGDAISFGTEHWENKLEDLDVEDIYVAKNALDARNLELSDNCQVVDYPEMVDLLLGSDEKIVSL; from the coding sequence ATGCTCTTTTTCGTGAACAAGCCGGAAGAGGGGATTCTTGACCGAATCGCTCTTATCGGCGGCGACGAGGACAAGGCCCTGCTCCTGGTTGGCGATGCCATCAGTTTTGGCACTGAACACTGGGAGAACAAGCTGGAAGATCTGGACGTTGAAGACATCTATGTGGCCAAAAACGCCCTGGATGCCCGCAATCTCGAACTCAGCGATAACTGTCAGGTGGTGGACTACCCCGAGATGGTGGACCTGCTGCTGGGAAGCGACGAAAAAATCGTATCACTCTAA
- a CDS encoding DsrE family protein has protein sequence MSKTLTIMLLSGSAENEDAEFATRLAQAAQEKGHKVQIYLFGNAVNISKKEIPIEGDDLHIQQRLLDHIEPTKCFERLADITRKGGDISTCHTNEHARGIESRQYVDGIKWGDVGGSFTKYLMTSDVLLSVGH, from the coding sequence ATGTCAAAAACATTGACCATCATGCTCCTGTCGGGATCTGCGGAGAACGAGGATGCCGAGTTCGCCACACGTCTCGCCCAGGCCGCCCAGGAAAAAGGCCACAAGGTCCAGATCTATTTGTTCGGAAATGCCGTAAATATTTCCAAGAAAGAAATTCCCATTGAAGGTGATGACCTGCATATCCAGCAGCGGCTCCTTGATCATATTGAACCCACCAAGTGTTTTGAGCGGTTGGCCGACATCACGCGCAAGGGCGGCGACATCTCCACCTGTCACACCAACGAACACGCCCGTGGTATTGAATCCCGCCAGTATGTGGATGGCATCAAATGGGGCGACGTGGGTGGTTCCTTCACCAAATATCTCATGACCTCGGACGTTCTTCTGTCCGTGGGCCACTAA
- a CDS encoding DsrH/TusB family sulfur metabolism protein — protein sequence MINSACFVVSKPLGVEQGALGIRTAWACHQNGFETKLIYAEEGVWCLINNPGYHTSMLKDLIQEEGEIYAVKEDLEKRGLTEENLVKGIEVIEAADVAELCEEMDCVNYF from the coding sequence ATGATCAATTCTGCTTGCTTTGTCGTATCCAAGCCCCTTGGCGTGGAACAGGGCGCCCTGGGCATACGTACCGCCTGGGCCTGTCATCAGAATGGTTTTGAAACCAAACTCATCTACGCCGAAGAAGGCGTTTGGTGCCTCATCAACAATCCCGGCTACCATACCTCCATGCTCAAGGACCTCATCCAGGAAGAAGGCGAAATCTACGCCGTCAAAGAAGACCTGGAAAAGCGCGGACTGACTGAAGAAAACCTCGTCAAGGGGATTGAAGTCATTGAGGCAGCAGATGTTGCCGAACTGTGCGAAGAGATGGATTGCGTCAACTATTTCTAA
- a CDS encoding OsmC family protein yields MSTVHFERLDENRDKFNVGAKAVPEIIMDFSSITPEERNQESMGSRMLCVAALSCYCNTMVNAFKRNNVEIKSLTGSATATKDKDEVNRTRYVELEINIEVGLDEKDREVFETVKENMLNGSLLTYSLEEGMEVDYNIEMKAV; encoded by the coding sequence ATGTCCACTGTACACTTTGAACGCTTGGATGAAAACCGCGACAAATTCAACGTTGGCGCCAAGGCTGTCCCTGAAATCATCATGGATTTTTCCTCCATCACCCCGGAAGAACGCAACCAGGAATCCATGGGCTCCCGCATGCTCTGCGTGGCTGCGCTTTCCTGTTATTGTAACACCATGGTCAATGCCTTCAAGCGCAACAATGTTGAAATAAAGTCCCTGACAGGATCTGCCACGGCCACCAAGGACAAGGACGAGGTCAACCGCACCCGTTACGTTGAACTGGAGATCAACATTGAGGTCGGTCTGGACGAAAAAGACCGGGAAGTCTTTGAAACCGTCAAGGAAAACATGCTCAACGGCTCCTTGCTCACCTACTCCCTCGAAGAGGGCATGGAAGTCGACTACAACATCGAAATGAAAGCAGTTTAA
- a CDS encoding DMT family transporter yields MTTAMTVENLKLQQDVAFAKKGLAIAVFSGMSWGLNGVILSLAFEATIFLDKEYWLLAPLTVGALHDTFSALWLLVFNGTTGRLKELVRTLRAKTARPVMLGALFGGPMAMSSYMLGLKFAGPAYVMPITALYPAVASILAAIFLKEKIVLRAWMGLALCVVGGMVIGYTPPEGSLGSEFYMGIAFAAVATFGWGFEGVLATSGMDLLDPAVALNVRQLTSSSTYLLVVLPLAGGYALITPALTGSIGWVFPTAALVGALSYLCWYRAMNMTGVSRAMAINITYSLWGIFFSAIFTEVEITANIIIGALIITTGMILVVGNPKDMTKLRSA; encoded by the coding sequence ATGACTACCGCAATGACTGTTGAGAACCTGAAACTACAACAGGATGTAGCCTTTGCCAAAAAAGGACTCGCCATTGCCGTTTTCTCCGGCATGTCCTGGGGGCTCAACGGCGTTATTCTCAGTCTGGCCTTTGAGGCCACCATCTTCCTGGACAAGGAATACTGGCTGCTGGCTCCGCTTACCGTGGGTGCGCTGCACGATACGTTCAGTGCCCTGTGGTTGCTCGTCTTTAACGGTACAACCGGAAGGCTCAAGGAGCTTGTGCGCACTCTGCGTGCCAAAACTGCCCGTCCGGTGATGCTGGGCGCCCTTTTCGGGGGTCCCATGGCCATGTCCTCGTACATGCTGGGTTTGAAATTTGCCGGACCCGCCTATGTCATGCCCATCACGGCATTGTACCCTGCAGTGGCCTCCATCCTGGCCGCCATTTTTCTCAAGGAAAAGATCGTCCTGCGCGCGTGGATGGGTCTTGCCCTTTGCGTCGTGGGAGGAATGGTCATCGGATATACCCCTCCGGAAGGTTCCCTGGGCAGTGAATTCTACATGGGCATCGCCTTTGCCGCTGTCGCCACCTTTGGCTGGGGATTCGAAGGTGTGCTCGCCACATCCGGCATGGACCTGCTTGATCCCGCCGTTGCCCTTAATGTACGCCAGCTGACCTCTTCCTCCACCTACCTGCTGGTGGTCCTGCCCCTTGCCGGCGGCTATGCCCTGATCACACCGGCCTTGACCGGTTCCATTGGCTGGGTTTTCCCCACGGCTGCCCTGGTGGGTGCCCTTTCCTATCTTTGCTGGTACCGCGCCATGAACATGACCGGTGTCAGTCGGGCCATGGCCATCAATATCACCTACTCCTTATGGGGCATTTTCTTTTCCGCCATTTTTACCGAAGTGGAAATCACGGCCAATATCATTATCGGGGCACTCATCATTACCACCGGCATGATTTTGGTGGTGGGGAATCCCAAAGACATGACCAAGTTACGTAGTGCATAA
- a CDS encoding sigma-54 interaction domain-containing protein, with the protein MTTLTHDELLHHCQELKQELSSYREMKTRFKQSEERLTRLFNNLPGMAYSCSLDHKYHPTLDFASQGCIELFGVLPEYFTKQHTNVMETMAFPEDLPSIRKEQNAAIDGHRPYKMLYRVRLGNNDHKWIWDQGECVYDEKGTPTHLEGIMIDISAQKMREFELLQENRQLQASLGDRYKFRNIIGKSQGMRDVFKLIMKAAKSDANVIILGETGTGKDLVAQSIHAERGTPGAYVPVNCGAIPANLMESAFFGHKKGAFSGAVSDCQGYLAAADGGTLFLDEVGEIDLSLQVKLLRALESKLYTPVGGSEPRSSNFRLIAATNRDLNEMVRQGTMRSDFFFRLHVLPIRIPPLRERIEDLPLLITEFMSRYTGEDASTHRLPLKIRAAFDAHSWPGNVRELQNVIERYLTFGDCVFSELTMQDPDKAPDIEEALEVADEGSSLAETMNLVEKHLLLKALEKNHWKKGQTARELGLNMRTMQRKLKKYGL; encoded by the coding sequence ATGACGACATTGACGCACGACGAGCTGCTGCACCATTGTCAAGAACTCAAGCAGGAGCTGTCTTCCTACAGGGAAATGAAAACCAGGTTCAAACAAAGCGAAGAGCGTTTGACCCGTCTGTTCAATAACCTTCCCGGCATGGCATACAGCTGCTCCCTTGACCACAAATATCACCCCACCCTGGATTTTGCCAGCCAGGGCTGTATTGAGCTCTTTGGAGTTCTTCCCGAATACTTTACCAAACAGCATACCAACGTCATGGAAACCATGGCCTTTCCCGAGGATCTGCCTTCCATACGCAAAGAACAGAATGCCGCCATTGACGGCCACCGCCCCTACAAAATGCTTTACCGCGTCCGCCTGGGCAACAACGACCACAAATGGATATGGGACCAGGGTGAGTGTGTTTATGACGAAAAGGGAACGCCCACACACCTTGAAGGCATCATGATCGACATAAGCGCCCAGAAAATGCGCGAATTCGAGCTCCTGCAGGAGAATCGACAGCTCCAGGCTTCCCTGGGCGATCGATACAAATTTCGGAACATCATCGGCAAAAGTCAGGGGATGCGCGATGTGTTCAAGCTGATCATGAAGGCGGCCAAAAGTGATGCCAACGTCATCATCCTTGGAGAAACCGGTACAGGCAAGGATCTTGTGGCCCAGAGTATCCACGCAGAACGAGGCACCCCGGGAGCGTATGTTCCCGTCAACTGTGGCGCGATTCCCGCCAACCTCATGGAGAGTGCCTTTTTCGGGCACAAGAAAGGGGCTTTTTCAGGTGCGGTTTCCGATTGTCAGGGTTATCTGGCGGCCGCAGACGGCGGGACCCTGTTTCTCGACGAAGTGGGAGAGATCGATCTCTCCTTGCAGGTCAAACTGCTTCGGGCCCTGGAAAGCAAGCTGTACACCCCGGTGGGAGGCAGTGAACCCAGGAGTTCCAATTTCCGCCTCATTGCCGCAACCAACCGCGATCTCAATGAAATGGTCAGACAGGGGACCATGCGCTCGGATTTCTTTTTCCGGCTCCATGTCCTGCCCATCCGCATACCGCCCCTCAGGGAACGAATCGAGGATCTGCCCCTTTTGATAACCGAATTCATGTCCCGCTACACGGGCGAGGATGCTTCCACCCACAGGCTGCCCCTCAAAATCCGTGCGGCCTTTGACGCCCACTCATGGCCGGGCAATGTGCGGGAATTGCAAAATGTCATTGAGCGCTACCTCACTTTCGGAGATTGTGTTTTCAGTGAATTGACCATGCAGGACCCCGACAAGGCACCCGACATTGAAGAGGCGTTGGAAGTTGCTGATGAGGGATCCAGCCTGGCCGAGACCATGAATCTTGTGGAAAAACATCTCCTGCTCAAGGCACTGGAAAAAAATCACTGGAAAAAAGGTCAAACAGCCAGGGAACTGGGGCTGAACATGCGCACCATGCAACGCAAGCTGAAAAAATACGGATTGTAA
- a CDS encoding DMT family transporter: MFILLGILNWSGNFVAARGLSGHIDPATLNLFRWSLATLIFLPFGFRAFWRERHVIGHMWKEMFFLALTGVSLYDTLVFLAGHTSEALNMSLISTLSPLLTSLVAQFIFKEKLKPRMYMGIALSTFGIVMLVTDGHFSRLATMHFARGDLLILCTAMMSAAYNTTIGRIAGKISQTALVMALCLFGTAQIIPLYLWETGGAIILPEFTPTLIWSLLYLAIFASILCFLFWNEAVHILGAPKAMLFYYTLPPISGLVAWLVIDEPVSFIQSFSGMVILAGILFALYGGLPKRRRWKAKHYDQPIEIAN; encoded by the coding sequence ATGTTCATTCTGCTGGGGATACTCAATTGGAGCGGCAATTTTGTCGCGGCTCGCGGTCTTTCCGGACACATTGATCCGGCAACCTTGAATCTTTTTCGGTGGTCACTGGCCACGCTCATCTTTCTCCCTTTTGGATTTCGGGCCTTCTGGCGCGAACGCCATGTCATCGGTCACATGTGGAAAGAAATGTTTTTCCTCGCCCTGACAGGTGTCTCTTTGTATGACACCCTTGTATTTCTCGCCGGGCATACTTCAGAGGCTTTGAACATGTCCCTTATTTCCACATTATCCCCCTTGCTGACCTCCCTGGTGGCCCAATTCATTTTCAAGGAAAAACTCAAGCCACGCATGTACATGGGAATTGCCCTGAGCACCTTCGGCATCGTGATGCTGGTGACGGATGGCCATTTCAGCAGGCTTGCCACCATGCACTTTGCCCGGGGAGACCTCCTCATATTGTGCACGGCCATGATGTCCGCAGCCTACAACACCACCATCGGACGCATTGCAGGCAAAATCAGTCAGACTGCCCTTGTCATGGCCCTGTGTCTGTTTGGAACAGCGCAAATCATTCCCCTTTACCTGTGGGAAACAGGAGGCGCGATCATCCTTCCCGAATTCACGCCAACTCTCATCTGGTCGTTGCTGTACCTTGCGATTTTCGCTTCCATCCTTTGTTTTCTATTCTGGAACGAAGCCGTCCACATCCTGGGCGCGCCCAAGGCAATGCTTTTTTACTACACCCTGCCTCCCATCAGCGGTTTGGTGGCATGGCTGGTCATTGACGAACCGGTCAGTTTCATCCAATCCTTCAGCGGCATGGTCATTTTGGCAGGGATCCTCTTTGCCTTATATGGCGGTTTGCCAAAACGAAGAAGATGGAAGGCAAAACATTATGATCAACCGATTGAGATCGCTAACTAA